Genomic DNA from Trypanosoma brucei brucei TREU927 chromosome 9, whole genome shotgun sequence:
CAATTAATGTTGATGCGGTTACGCTCAGTGAAAGAAAACCGTCAGGGGCCAGTGGCAGCACCACTAAGCGGggaccaccaccaccgaGGCGGACCTCCGCGAATTCTGCCTTTGTATTCCCTAAACCTTCCGGGGAAGGGGGTTCGCATCGCGCGTCACTTCAGGGGTTTGCTAATGTTCAGCAAGCCGCCCGTGAACAGGAAGCAAAAGAGACGGGGAGTTCGCACCGAAGCAGTGAAAGAGGAGTTTAGCTCAGTAGTAGGGCGTTGGCTGCGTTGGACCCCTACTTTGCTTCACCTATTTTATCCTGTTTGTCTCATGCTGTTCCTATCACGTCCAGGAGCTTTTACTATTTCAATGTGGCAAAGGGGCGCTTCTGTGGTCGTATTGCCGGCATATGAATGGCGCAGACAGAGAGTCTGCTGTGTAGGTGTGTGAAGAGCATTTATTTATGTACAAAGTTTGCAAGGGGGAGGGCGTTTGTGTGaacacttttgttttgttttacacTTTACTCCCTTGCGGTAGAAGCACGGGTCCACGCCCCCCTGCGTGGTGGTTATGTCAAGATGGTGTACGCACATGAGGCTTAAGTTTTAGTGCATTCTCCTTATGTGGCTCGATGGTTGGCCTGCTTCCATTACCGATTTGTTTCAATTTTACTTTCAGCTCTGACAGGAATTAATCTCCCTTTGTAAGTGCTCCAGGAGAGACAACACCGGTACGTGTACCTTAAAATAGGCAGGCGTATCCCATAGTGCCCTCGTGTCTGAGGCACATTAGCAGTAGTACACTTTGTGAGGATACGACACGGGAGGGGAACAAAGAAAGTACAGAAAGTAGTTTTAGTAAGTTTAGATACTGGGATCGGGAAGATGCGACGCTCTGCCACCTTCCTGGGGTTGACTGCTCTGCGGAGCGTTGCTGCCACTGGTTGGCGCTACCACAAACAAGGGGCACCTGAGCGGGTTTTGCAGTACGAGCGCTACCGAATCCCTTTTGATAGGAGCGGTTCTCAAGCAGTGGTAAAGATGTTGGCGGCCCCCGTCCACCGACACGACCGGGCCATGATCGGCGGGTACTGTGGGCCGCTTCGACCCACCGCATTTCCGCAGGTTGCGGGTGTTGAGGGTGTTGGAGTTGTTGAAGAAGTTGGTAAAGGGGCCTCACTGCTGCTTCAGGAAGGCGACCTTGTATGGGTTAATAATCCAACAGTGGGCACATGGGCCACACATGTTGTGACGGATGTTGAAAATTTGGACGTCGTGCCAAATCGCGCAGATGTTGATATTGAATACCTTGCTTCGCTCTCGCTTTTCCATACGGCGTACCATTTAACGAATAGTTTCGTGAGTCTGCAACCAAACGACGTAGTACTTCAGACAGGCGCCTCGTCCTCTATCGCTCAAATTTGTCAGGGTTACATCCGTGCCCGTGGTGCAAAATTGTTCCAGACAATGCAATTGGGACGCACGGAGCATGCACATCTTTTAGCTTTCTTCAAAATGAGGGGAGCATTTGCCGTCGTGCCGTACAATTACGTGCGAACTAACTACATGCGTCGGCTTCTTTCTGACGTGCCGCCGCCAAAGCTTTTACTCAACCACACCTGTGGTAACTTCGCTTCCAGTTTAGTTAATCTTCTCGGTGACAATGGTGTTTGTGTTACATATGGCAATACAGGCGGAAAGCCGCTTCAGATCGCCAATATGGACGTCATTGCACGTGGTATTAAGTTCAAAGGATTCTTCCTACCACACTGGATAAAGAGCCACACACGTGAGGCTCGGATGCGCGTTCACCAGAATGTTGTGGAGAGCATGACGATTTCGCAGGGCCACGGTATATTTCGGGCGCAGCGCTTCAAAATGGATGGCGACAGCATATTCGCCTTCAGCAACGCATGGGATGCTCCCCTCGGCAGCCGCAAACCCGTTCTGCGCATGGTGGGCGAATACGGTGAGTGGCGCCGACCCCGCTCAGACCAAGCCGCATGGAACATTGGTCGTGCGGTATGGGACGATTTACTGCAGCAAATGTGGGAGAGCGCCGGAACAACTGAAAATCCTCAGTCAATGAAGTACTACACTCCCTTCAACGACATTTATTCGCAATTTCATGACGGGAAGCAATCAAAGGAGATGGGCCATCGTGAAGTTTTCTTCCGTCGGCCAAACGCCCCACGTCACAATGCGGCAGAGAGCACACATTGACAATTTTTTCCGAAATCATAGTGGAGGGCAGAGCAAGTAGGGGAACACTTAATCTTTTGTAGTGGAAGAATGGCGACTAGCGGCGGGTTCACGTATATGAGTATCAACCAAAGATACGTACATTCTGCAGTTTTGAGTGGTGCGGGAGTCGGGTAGTTGCGCAATGATAGGAGTGTTGTGATGTGTGTTGACATGCGGTACATCTGGTGGGTATGTGACACAATGTTTACGGCAGACCGGCTGAAGGAAAACACACAGGTGTTGAGGGACGAAGCCAGTTAGAAGGAGACCCATGTCGAAAATTGCGCATTACCACATGGTAAGGGGTGTCGTAGCGTGCTAACCTTATGTTATTGATGCACTGTGTGCTCACGTAATTGTTTTAAAACCATTGTGTCCCccgttcttttcgttttgatTACTTCCAAATGCGCGTCGTTACCCCTTCTCAAACgtgatggtggtgaaagGAATAGGGTGGAACCGTGGAAGGAGAGCGTCGGTTGTACCAGTTAGGCACCAGAAACGGCGACGGAAGAGGAAGGTGAAAGGGACAAAGGTGTAGTACATTAATAGTATTTGTGTCCGGTTGTTTTGCCTTATGCTCGCGACCCAAACCAAGACGTGGGTTGCGGGTGCCGCTACGAAAGCGCAACAGCCGTGCGTCCGGAGGGGCAGCACCCTCGCAACACCATCCTCGCCACTCTGGTACAATCCACTTTGTGTGGCGTGCCGGCTGCAGGCGAGCGACCAGTTTCATCGTTATCTGCATAATCCTCACATAGTACAGCCAGACGGCATCGATTCGCTTCCACGCACAAAAGGCGACCAGCAGCAGTGGTTGAACGTTGAACAATGGGACGGTTACAGTGATACTTACCTGAAGCAACATATGCAATACCCGCCAACCAACGAGCATCCCAACAACCACCTCAATTTTAGTCACAACCTGCTGAGTGAGTGTCTGCGGAGTTGTTATGAGTACTACGGGAAACCTGCTGATCAGCTGCAGAGACTACACGAAGATCCACTTCACCCGCATTTCCACCAAATGATTGCGGGCATAAAAAAAGACCGGGAGAAGATAGCCGAAGAGCTTGATCGTGTCTACGCGAATCTTCACCCTACTGTGAAGACGGTGTATGACGCTTATCTCGTCCGTCGGTACTACCAACTTGGTGACTGGATTGAGCGTGTTGAGCAAAAGCGCCACGATTTGTTATGTCAGTTGTCACCTGAATATATACGGCAAGCAGAAAGAGCGCGAGGTGTAGCGGCGCACTTCCTCAGTCGTCTGAAACAGCTGCAGTCAGCCTTCACACATAACCCGACCCTTGGCCTCCTTGATGATGCAATGGAGGGGCAATACACCCATGACGAGTTAGTGATGCTGCGGCAGAAGGCGGCATATTTCCGCAATATGCGTCAACTGGGTGCTAACCAACAGGATGCCgacgtacacacacactgaGCAAGCGGAGAGGAATGAAGTAACGAAGAAAATAGGGtgtgagaaaaaagagggggatgGTCAGGGTAAGTTGTACTTTGCCGCTCGTTTTTTGTCAATGCCATTGCTGCCTATCGTTATCACTGCCCAAGGTATGAACGGTACATCAACTGTAATGTATTTGTGGAACATGCTTAACTTTTTAAGGGCTTACTTACCCATTTGCTCTTTTTCACCGAGCGACGTTGTGCGCCTATACCTTTCCCAccttgttttccttcattgTACCAAAATGGCGGTTAGAAGACGCCCCGGTAATGACCCCTCGGCGCGTCGCAAAGCTCGTGCAGTTTTCTGGTTCCTACCTGAATACCGAATGGGCTCGCAAATTTATCCTCGGTTCCTTGCTGCAGCGCTACAATCCTCAATCCTTGACTACTGTTGGTTCCTCTGCTGCGGGGAATTCCGGTGAGGATGCTTCTCTTGACAAGGAACTGCTTCACCTCCAGCGCTCACTGAGTGAGGTGTGGTCACTTCCGGCTCAACCGCTTGATGCGGTGAGCGAAGGGAGAATTCTTCGATTACTCGCACGCTACGCTACGGGTGAGGGGGTCATGTCGATTGAGGCATTGAATGAACTGAGTCATGTGCTGTCGTGCATTCGTGGTTCCCCGCAACGTGTTGAAGGCCCGATAGATATGGAAGAGTTGCTGCTGGCAATAGGGTACGCTAAACCGGGCGACAACCTTCGGCGTGTGGCGTTCGCGGGAGAGCTGCAATACCCTCCAAGCGCGCTTGCACATATGCGGGCACACCTCAGGGACGACATGGAGCGCGACGGTAGCGACCCATTCGACATTCTCCGTGTTGTCACTCACAACCCGGCATATGCAATCGATTCTGCGAGCACGTCGGAGGTTGATGACGCGATAGGAGTGTATAAAGATCCCGTGACAGGTGAGGAGTGCTTTGTGGTGTACGTTTCCGATGCTACCGTCTACTGCCCGTTCGATAGTCCACTGGAGCAACTCACCGCAAGGCTACTGACAACGACAACATACCTTCCGGAAGGTGTTTTTTTCATGTTACCGAAGCCGATAGTTGATGCTGCAACCCTACGTGAGGACAGGCCTTGCCGCACGTTTGATATTCGGTTTCAGATTGATGAGGTAACTGGAGAACTGAAAAACTATAGCGTTGGTGTCGGTTGGCTCCATAAACTTCGCCGCATCACGTACGACGAGGTACAAGCTCTGTATGATGAGGAGGCACAGGTGGGAAATCAGCATCATCACACCGAAAGAGAAAGCACTCAGGCTTCTCCTGCTAAACgcgaagagggaaagaaaggtatGGTAGCCTCAGGAGGCACATCATCATGCCGTCCCTCGTGGATGACTGTGGAGGATGAAAGCATCTTACGCCGCATCTACAGAGCTGCACAGAAGCGATATGAAACCAGGCAGTTGCGAGCGGGAGACCGTTTCATCCATGCAGACTTGCCTGAGCCGCTCATCAAAGTGGGTGCTGGGGCACAGGTACTTTCGGTGGAGGACCAAATCATTGGCACTAGGGACGCTCGACTGGCCGTTGCGGAGATGATGATCGCCGCAAATGAGGTTTGCTCTCGTGTGGCGCAGGAAAATCATCTTTCTATACCATTTCGCGGCACGCGAGAGTTGTCTTTAGACCATGTTGCAGCGAAGTCGTACAGAGAGCCGCAGGGCGTAGTATCTGTCCAATCTCTCGATCCGCAGTACGTTTTTTTCGCGGAGGCGATGCAACGATCCATTCGGCAGTTGAGCGGAGTCACACGAGCCGTCTACTTCCACACGCCCATTTACCACGCAGGTCTCGACACACATAACTATACGCACAGCACTAGTCCATTGAGGCGCTATGCAGATATGTTGGTGCATCATCAATTGAAGGTATGGCTCTGGCGCACTTCGCACTGCAGTAGTGGAGGCGGTGCGTTACATTCTGCACAAAAGAGCTCCCCTGTGCTGATTGAGCAACCAATAGCGGAGCATACTATGGCCACACTTTGTTCAATGATCAGTAGTAAGCAGGAGCAGTCAAGTATTTTGCAGGAAAGCAGTCAACGCTACTGGTTGTTGAAACACATTAAACAAAACATCCTTACGAAAAGTCCCCATCACCGCTTTATTTGTCTTGTTGGTGACACACGAAGTGTAAAGTGTGCACCTGAGTATGCGCGATTCGTCGTCGAATGCAGTCACGACTCACCATCACAACCTGATGGTGGCGTGCACCGAACTGTTCCATGGGCAGGAAGGTGGAAGCAGCGACATCACGAGTATCTTTACGTTTCGGATATCTATATTACAGAATTGCAGTTCGCACATGTGGTTCTCCACAGTCTACCCGATGTTGTAGTTGGTGCAGTGGTTGAATGTGAGGTACGCGAGGTGCACCCAACCCAAGGTTATCTCTCACTAGCGATTGTGAAAGTTTGGAGTGGTGGAGACGAACGACGGTTCGAGCCACTTTGGAAAAAGTGCCTTCTTCCATCTCTGGACTCGTGAGAACACCACCGAGGCGGGAACATGCCTCGTTTCTTCGGATGTGTACGCGTCCGTGTTAATGCGGCGGCGGTGTGTGTGGTGGTTGTTTTGGTGTTGTACAGAACTTGCGCTTGTTAAAGTGCTGCTGTACTGGTTGGTCTCCCTTGATAATTGTTTTAAGCGCATGCGATTATATACCATGGTATGTGCACTTGCACAGTTTCGATCttgttatattttcttctttccccgttTGTCGCtgcctttgtgtgtgtgtgtgtgtgtgtgtgtgtgtgtgtgtgtgtgtgtgtgtgtgtgtgtgtgtgtgtgtgtgtgtgtgtgtgtgtgtgtgtgtgtgtgtgtgtgtgtatgtttgagGTTAGAGGCTTAGTCTTTAGATACGTACCCGTAGCCAATTTGCCCATTCGCACGTTATGGGACAACTTATTAGTGGCCTTTGGTCGGTTTTCAACCCTAATCGGCACTACAAATTGCTCATCCTTGGACTCAACAATGCGGGCAAAACATCAATTTTGTACCACCTGCAACTTGGACACAGTATAGCGACACAACCGACACTTGGAGGGAACGTCGAGCAGCTGAGCATTTCGCATGGAtctaataataacaaaatcGAAGTTTCTTGCTGGGACCTTGGGGGTCAAGAGCAGCTGCGTGACTCCTGGCGCCTTTACTACGATCAAACGGATGCCGTAATATTTGTGGTGGATGCCGCTGACCCCTCCCGCTTTCCTGCGGCGCGAAGTGTTCTCCATAAAATATTAGCCAATGAACCACAACTCCGCCAGGCGGTGCTTTTGGTGCTGGCTAACAAACAAGATATGGAAGGAGCGGTGAGTCCCGCCGATCTCATCGAATCATTGGGGTTGGCTGCTGTAAATGATCGAACTTGGACACTGATGGGATGCAGTGCATCAAAAGGTGATTCTCTTCGGGAGGCTATGTCATGGATTGCGCAAAGAATAGGAGACCGCAGACCTGCGAGCAGTGCGTGAGTCAAGTAAAGTGAATTCAGATATTCTCTTAGTGGAAACAAATAGtaaaaaggtaaaagcaTCAAAACCTCTCTTGTATGTTTACCTTTCGAGTGTGTTGAAAATATTATGCCTTGtacttctctttgtttccttctgctTTGCTGCTATGTTATTAGCCCCTCACCTCattctctgttgttgttttttttcctgtttcttcAACGCCACTCGAACATGGGAAAGAATGGGCTTTTACACTCTCACTTATCTCCCCTCTTCACTCAGCTTATTCGTTTAGCAACCCCTTCCGttatccttttcccttttatcgGTCTGTATGCACGcataattctttttttttattgttggctCGTATATGTGTttacttctctttgtttttatattattttatattatacacatatatacatatatatatatatatttccgcCTAGTCGGCTAGTGGGgatgaaaaacaaagcggCATCTCGTCGCGACGAAAAACTCATCAAAGGGACTAATATCATTGTTAAGAATGTTTCCCTTATTGACAAACATAGGAACGATCCTCAGGCACTGCTTCACTCCATAGAAGCTGATGACGCCGTTGAGTTgaggtggtggagaaacgCACTTCGCCCGGAAGCTAATCTCATTGAACCCGCTGTTGCGTACTTGCAGGGTATTAAAGTTATTCGACCTGCTACGAACTTTAATACATTTGACATCAAAAAGGCTCGTCTTCGCCGATTAGAAAAGCAGGAAATTGAGAGAAAGAAATGTCTTGAGAGGCGTAAAAGAGATGTCGCTCCGACGGCTGCCATGAAGGCATCTGCCAATCCGTACCGGGTCCCGCGTTCCGGTGGatacataaaacaaaaggacgACCGCATCATTCAGCGGGGTGAAAAGACCAAAAAAGCAGCCAAGAAAGATATCAAAGAGAGTGGTGGAAAGACTCAACGTCATAAAAGTAACGGCGAGAAGGGGAAGTTGCAAAAGATAGGCAAAGGTTTGTAATGAGGTAATACGTCCTCATTTTGCCacttttgtatatatatatatatgtttctcTCGTTGGCTAGTGCTCGGCTTTTTTTATTCGCTGTGGCGTTGAATTGTAATTGAAGTGAACCTTTAACATCGCGGTCGGTTAATCCAGAGATGGTCGTATAACAGAGGGAGATGTTACccaaataattaaaaaggaGGGCAGAAGGCTTATGAAGTTGAGCAGAAGTGTTGCGAGAACCTTCACTGTTGTCCCATCTTTTTTGCCTCCCATCACAGGCGCCACTGGACGCTATAAGTGGTAGCGGCCAACGCCATGAACTCCAcctctttgttctttttatccactcttttgttgttgttgtttttttttttgaacttttGAAGGCGATGATTTGCGTGTTGCTAAGTTTGctctttcatttccctctttttccctttagtGAGCAGGTTCGTTGTGAGTACACAAACTAGTAGGCGAAGAATGCGATCCGGTCGCAAACTCGGTTGTTTTACTAATCGCCTtcgtcttccttttttcagcCCATGCTCACAGATAACAGCGCTGACAGCGTCACATCGTTGCAAGTCTTATGTACTTAAGTTCTTGCGAGGTCAGTTGCCAGAAGACCTGAAAGATGTCAATGGCGCCCTCGGATGTCTTTACGGCACGCTTCCTGATGTGGATGAGTTCGGACAGTTTGTAATCTCCCCTGATGTTGTAAACAGCTTCCATCAGTTTGGTTATGTGAAAATGCCAATACCGGTGCTCGATCATCAGCAGATTGATAAACTGGCGGACGAGGTGAACGAGTTGGCCAACAATGTGGAGCACCACCCCAAGACGGAGAGATTGTATGCGACTTCCCTAGCGGATTTAACTGGAGggccattatttttttgccagGGTCAGTGGCGTGCAGCGTGGGGAATGCATGACCTCATTTACCTTCCCACTATTACCGTAGCTGCTTCACAGATCCTCAACAACTCGCTCGTTCGATTGTGGTACGATGAGGTTTTTATGAAGGCGGCGAGAACGGGGCCATGTGTTCCTTGGCAGCAAAATTATGCGCGTTGGCAACATACAAAACCAGTCAACCACGTCACTGTCATGATTGCGCTCGACACAATGAACAAAGATCGTGGGGCTCCCTGCCTTGTGCCTGGTAGTCACCGCTGGAGGGAGGGCGGTTTACTTCCACCCGTCTCATACGACCCAACAAAAGATGAAGCGCACCAACTGAACACAATATGGGAAATCAttaatgaagaagagggtgAAATGCTCATGGACACACCACCCGTTACGGTGGATCTTCGTCGTGGTGAAGCTCTTCTCATTCACCCACTGACGCTCTTCGCAACGCATGGTAATCGCTCATTGGATGCTGTGCGTTGCTGCTTTATTCATTACATGGGTGAGAAAACATACGCGGTCCAAAATGGGCCGCTTCTTCCACATACGACTAAATTCCAGGCGGATGCCATGATTCAGGGCCCATTTTATCCAGTTGTGTTTGATCCGGCAATGACTGAGGAATTAACCATGCTTCCCACAGCGCCATCCGAAGAGGAGGCGTAACGTTTGGGGGTTCCAAATGGCCAGTTATgagttttactttttgttttttccccccggccatgtgttgtgttttgcCGCGATGGAGCGGCAGCGGAGTGGTCTTAGCGAAACTTGTCACCATCATTGAGGACCTCAGGTTATTAATACCAAATGCATGTTGGCTAACGGTACCGCTTTAGGCTTGTGCGCAGTCATCACAAATCCTTTCCCCGCTTTACGGAAACGTGCATGAACTCTGATACCTTTAGCTAACGGGAATGGAGTATGCATATAGGGAAACCATCGTGCGGCATGTTGCACACAGCCAGCCGTTTACGTGTATTTACCCTTCACTTTACCCTGTTGCAACCTCTCCGCGCATTTTGTGAAGAGCGTAAAGGGTGGTTAGTTTTGTGTGTGAGAAGATGAAATATATGCTGCAGCGCTGGCGCCGCAGTTGCTGAATGAATGTATCATGTTGGATTTGATTTGTTGTTAtgttatgtttgtttgtttgcttctcttACCCTTCACGTTACCCCCTTTTAAGCCACGTAgcacacaacaccaacacgtGAGTCCAACtcaggaagagggaaagttaaGAATGTGTAATACGAGTTGCATCGCCTTTCACCAAAACGCTGGTCCAATGCGGGGACGTGTTAAGTCGCGATTGTTGTCACAAACATGTTCAGATTAGCGGGGACGAACTGTGAAGGGTGACTCAGTACAGAGATAACTGCTGTTGACAACATAATGGGAGTGACGTGTGTCCCTGAAAAGCACCGCATTATGGTACGGGCGAGGAATTGCACATTCTCACCGTTACTGGCAGACGGTTTTGCCATCATCTGGTAAGCCTTCCAAGTGTCCGTGTGAGCTTATGCCGCTGACCAGTTGCAGAGAAGTTTAACAAAACAATTGGGTCTTTTCGGTTGCGGCAGCACCATCAACggtaaaggaaagaaaggcacGTATGGACGTGGTGTTAAGCGTAAATACCAGCACGGAAAATGTGCGCATATGCAAGCGCCAggttctctctttttccccttcttccatTTGCACGCATGGGTGCCGACAGGATGGTAAATTGAAGACTTTCataatattgttgttgttgttgttgttgttgtttttggggggggggggggacgtTAGAAAAAAATCCCCGGTCGAAAAATGGGACTTTGTGCCGTCCTGAGGGTGAAAGAGTTCAAAACTTgtttaacaaagaaaattgaGTTGGGGCATTGTAATGAAGTGGTGATACAAGCAGGCAGACTTTGGATAAAAGATGTTACTGGTGTGAGGGTAAGGACGCTGGTGGCGTGGGAAACTGAATTACTGAAAGGCAACGGCGAGTAAAATACAGGCGAGAGAAGGAGAGTGTCCTGAGCTGTGGTTCTACGATAAAGTAAACATTGTGTAGCAGAGGGAATGTTACCATCCTGTAATATTTTGAGTGCATTGCGACCATATGTCTTAATGCAGTGcatgttgtgtttgtgcaaAACTTCCCGTCGTCACAGCACACCGTCACCAACTAATTTAGTAAATAGAAatatgaggaggagggggaaatgtgGCGGTGAAAGGTTGGAGATTTTGCTCGTAGTTTcgatgttattgttggtgACGTGTTTAAATCGTTACGGTGTTATGGGTCGCGTCTGGTTTAAGGGTGGGGAGAAAAATTTAACGGCGGTTGGTGAAGACGAGTATCTAAAGTTTGTGCCAAACGCAACGGCAAATATGTGGAAATAGAGGAATtactttgttgttgccgGTATACAGTCTGTGGATAATGTGGAGCGGTACAGGCGTAGGTTTCTACAGCGAGAGAGACGTGTTGGAAATACAGTGGTGTGGCCGCAGAGAGAAATGATTTCATTGGAGACTTCCTTCCCTTATATTTACTCTCCCCTCACCAACAAAATGATTACAGGTTCTCAAACTTCTCGAAGTTGGAGGCATTAAGTTTTCAGGGCATTGT
This window encodes:
- a CDS encoding oxidoreductase, putative (similarity to 2-enoyl thioester reductase {Bos taurus} and nuclear receptor-binding factor 1 {Homo sapiens}) gives rise to the protein MRRSATFLGLTALRSVAATGWRYHKQGAPERVLQYERYRIPFDRSGSQAVVKMLAAPVHRHDRAMIGGYCGPLRPTAFPQVAGVEGVGVVEEVGKGASLLLQEGDLVWVNNPTVGTWATHVVTDVENLDVVPNRADVDIEYLASLSLFHTAYHLTNSFVSLQPNDVVLQTGASSSIAQICQGYIRARGAKLFQTMQLGRTEHAHLLAFFKMRGAFAVVPYNYVRTNYMRRLLSDVPPPKLLLNHTCGNFASSLVNLLGDNGVCVTYGNTGGKPLQIANMDVIARGIKFKGFFLPHWIKSHTREARMRVHQNVVESMTISQGHGIFRAQRFKMDGDSIFAFSNAWDAPLGSRKPVLRMVGEYGEWRRPRSDQAAWNIGRAVWDDLLQQMWESAGTTENPQSMKYYTPFNDIYSQFHDGKQSKEMGHREVFFRRPNAPRHNAAESTH
- a CDS encoding mitochondrial exoribonuclease DSS-1, with amino-acid sequence MTPRRVAKLVQFSGSYLNTEWARKFILGSLLQRYNPQSLTTVGSSAAGNSGEDASLDKELLHLQRSLSEVWSLPAQPLDAVSEGRILRLLARYATGEGVMSIEALNELSHVLSCIRGSPQRVEGPIDMEELLLAIGYAKPGDNLRRVAFAGELQYPPSALAHMRAHLRDDMERDGSDPFDILRVVTHNPAYAIDSASTSEVDDAIGVYKDPVTGEECFVVYVSDATVYCPFDSPLEQLTARLLTTTTYLPEGVFFMLPKPIVDAATLREDRPCRTFDIRFQIDEVTGELKNYSVGVGWLHKLRRITYDEVQALYDEEAQVGNQHHHTERESTQASPAKREEGKKGMVASGGTSSCRPSWMTVEDESILRRIYRAAQKRYETRQLRAGDRFIHADLPEPLIKVGAGAQVLSVEDQIIGTRDARLAVAEMMIAANEVCSRVAQENHLSIPFRGTRELSLDHVAAKSYREPQGVVSVQSLDPQYVFFAEAMQRSIRQLSGVTRAVYFHTPIYHAGLDTHNYTHSTSPLRRYADMLVHHQLKVWLWRTSHCSSGGGALHSAQKSSPVLIEQPIAEHTMATLCSMISSKQEQSSILQESSQRYWLLKHIKQNILTKSPHHRFICLVGDTRSVKCAPEYARFVVECSHDSPSQPDGGVHRTVPWAGRWKQRHHEYLYVSDIYITELQFAHVVLHSLPDVVVGAVVECEVREVHPTQGYLSLAIVKVWSGGDERRFEPLWKKCLLPSLDS
- a CDS encoding ADP-ribosylation factor-like protein, putative, with the protein product MGQLISGLWSVFNPNRHYKLLILGLNNAGKTSILYHLQLGHSIATQPTLGGNVEQLSISHGSNNNKIEVSCWDLGGQEQLRDSWRLYYDQTDAVIFVVDAADPSRFPAARSVLHKILANEPQLRQAVLLVLANKQDMEGAVSPADLIESLGLAAVNDRTWTLMGCSASKGDSLREAMSWIAQRIGDRRPASSA